In Strix uralensis isolate ZFMK-TIS-50842 chromosome 7, bStrUra1, whole genome shotgun sequence, the following proteins share a genomic window:
- the ERCC6 gene encoding DNA excision repair protein ERCC-6 isoform X5, which yields MLMPVQETEWEELIRTGQMTPFGTKISQKPERKTPRLMLNEASDFEKYLADQAKLSSERKKLSIHKGSKKKAQAKNAQCIAPTSTKEKRGKALSKTDKRLKKHMRKLQKHALQIQSKAEIPKEKKYLEAKKFRREQEDDSGESEYVPDEELFDPEAAEEEEEQASSHAENDSDYELRNLSRKRKYLVKRDFKEAEDDADFFPSSEEEEHILGKRKVKRWRDDGDEDYYKQRLRRWQKERLKDKDHQTAEELSEESDTEFEEGFKVPGFLFKKLFKYQQTGVRWLWELHCQQAGGILGDEMGLGKTIQIIAFLAGLSYSKIRTRGSNYRYQGLGPTVIVCPATVMHQWVKEFHTWWPPFRVAILHETGSFTDKKVKLIHEIASCHGILITSYSYIRLMQDNIHSYDWHYVILDEGHKIRNPNAAVTLACKQFRTPHRIILSGSPMQNNLKELWSLFDFVFPGKLGTLPVFMEQFSVPITMGGYANASPVQVKTAYKCACVLRDTIIPYLLRRMKADVKMSLSLPDKNEQVLFCRLTDEQRQVYQNFINSKEVYQILNGDMQIFSGLVALRKICNHPDLFSGGPRILKGVPDAEVEEADQFGYWKRSGKMIVVESLLTIWHKQGHRVLFFTQSRQMLHILEVFVRDRSYSYLRMDGTTTIASRQPLITRYNEDKSIFIFLLTTRVGGIGVNLTGADRVIIYDPDWNPSTDTQARERAWRIGQKKQVTVYRLLTAGTIEEKIYHRQIFKQFLTNRVLKDPKQRRFFKSNDLYELFTLSSPDVSQGTETSAIFAGTGSDVQVPKHQLKRKLEKPSDNDTSKDDPHPTESSSLKYSKSSNSYSTTCMTNYSSKATETSEETRGNLEAFDQNSYAKDNAHAATNIISLNKSKEESLERADKFMFQSLPGDAGSSENANCLNIVVTNEVHGAANANVKGDFSLTRGAGGSWEKQVAKTEDEQSDNNHYKCTSKMKHRVDMLSRESHKGKSKKKHHKDAKFEGERIPHLVKQKQYRRENSEEKEEDSKKNDDYVLEKLFKKSGVHSVMKHDAIMEASSADHVLVEAEANRVAQDALRVLKVSRQRCLGAASGVPTWTGMRGLSGAPSGIKSRFGQKRNPMLHSSHSTCASLAKKCKDADTIKKEKVKCSSNGYFDEKSGESSSSALDSSSILAKIRARNHLLPQQMGNEGDENHQQAPAPAPASTEYDELLVDMRNFIAFQARVDGEASTRELLHKFESKLPAAQSCVFRELLRNLCTFHRSPNGEGVWRLKPEFR from the exons ATGCTTATGCCTGTTCAGGAAACAGAGTGGGAAGAGCTTATTCGTACTGGCCAGATGACTCCATTTGGAACTAAAATATCTCAGAAGCCAGAGAGAAAGACACCACGATTAATGCTAAATGAAGCATCTGATTTTGAGAAGTACTTAGCAGACCAAGCTAAGCtgtcatctgaaagaaaaaagttatccATTCACAAAGGATCAAAGAAGAAAGCACAAGCCAAAAATGCTCAGTGCATAGCTCCCAcatctacaaaggaaaaaaggggtAAAGCCCTGTCAAAAACAGATAAACGCTTAAAAAAACACATGAGAAAACTCCAGAAGCATGCCCTCCAGATTCAGTCAAAAGCAGagattccaaaagaaaagaaatacctCGAGGCCAAGAAGTTCAGGCGTGAACAGGAGGATGATAGTGGAGAGTCTGAGTATGTACCTGATGAGGAGCTCTTTGAtccagaagcagcagaggaggaggaagagcaggcatcTTCTCATGCTGAAAATGATTCCGATTATGAACTCAGGAatttgtcaagaaaaagaaaatatttggtgaAGAGAGATTTTAAAGAAGCTGAAGACGATGCTGACTTCTTTCCAAGCTCTGAGGAAGAAGAACATATACTGGGGAAGCGCAAAGTAAAGAGGTGGAGAGATGATGGAGATGAAGACTATTATAAACAGAGACTAAG GAGGTGGCAAAAAGAACGTTTGAAGGACAAAGATCATCAAACAGCTGAGGAACTTTCTGAAGAAAGTGACACTGAATTTGAAGAGGGTTTCAAAGTACCAGGATTTCtcttcaaaaagctttttaa GTACCAGCAGACAGGTGTTAGGTGGCTCTGGGAATTGCactgccagcaggcaggaggaatTCTGGGAGATGAGATGGGATTGGGCAAGACCATCCAGATAATTGCCTTCTTGGCAGGTCTGAGCTACAGCAAGATCAGGACTCGTGGTTCAAATTACAG GTACCAGGGATTGGGTCCAACAGTGATTGTTTGTCCAGCTACTGTGATGCATCAGTGGGTAAAAGAATTCCACACTTGGTGGCCTCCATTTAGAGTTGCCATTCTCCATGAAACTGGTTCTTTTACTGACAAAAAG GTGAAACTAATCCACGAAATCGCTTCATGCCACGGAATTTTAATTACGTCTTATTCATACATTCGCCTGATGCAGGATAACATCCACAGCTATGATTGGCATTATGTGATTCTGGATGAGGGTCACAAAATCCGAAATCCAAATGCTGCAGTCACACTTGCGTGCAAGCAG TTCCGCACACCCCATCGAATCATCTTGTCTGGCTCCCCTATGCAAAATAACCTAAAGGAGCTCTGGTCCCTCTTTGACTTTGTATTCCCAGGGAAACTGGGAACACTACCTGTGTTCATGGAGCAATTTTCTGTTCCAATAACCATGGGAGGATATGCCAATGCCTCTCCTGTCCAG gtAAAAACTGCATACAAATGTGCCTGTGTGTTGCGGGACACCATAATCCCCTACTTGCTGCGAAGAATGAAGGCTGATGTAAAAATGAGCCTTTCACTTCCAGATAAAAATGAACAG GTCCTCTTTTGCCGTTTGACAGATGAGCAGCGTCAAGTCTATCAAAATTTCATCAACTCTAAAGAAGTTTACCAGATTCTCAATGGAGACATGCAG ATTTTCTCAGGACTAGTAGCTTTGAGAAAGATTTGCAACCACCCTGACCTCTTCTCTGGTGGTCCAAGGATTTTGAAGGGTGTACCAGATGCTGAAGTGGAGGAAGCAGATCAGTTTGGATATTGGAAACGTTCTGGAAAAATGATAGTGGTAGAATCCTTGCTGACAATATGGCACAAACAAGGCCACAGAGTGTTGTTTTTCACTCAGTCAAGACAG ATGCTGCACATACTTGAAGTCTTTGTGAGAGACAGAAGCTATTCTTACCTCAGGATGGATGGCACCACAACAATAGCTTCCAGACAGCCCCTTATAACAAGATATAATGAG GACAAAtccatatttattttccttctaacAACTCGTGTTGGTGGCATTGGAGTTAACTTGACTGGTGCTGACCGGGTTATTATTTATGATCCTGACTGGAATCCCAGTACGGATACACAG GCTCGGGAACGTGCTTGGAGAATAGGCCAAAAGAAACAGGTGACTGTGTATAGGCTTCTCACTGCAGGTACTATTGAAGAGAAGATATACCACAG acaaatcTTCAAACAGTTTTTAACAAACAGAGTGCTGAAAGACCCTAAGCAGAGGCGCTTTTTCAAATCCAATGACCTTTATGAACTTTTTACTCTGAGCAGCCCAGATGTGTCTCAGGGGACAGAAACAAGTGCAATTTTTGCAg GTACTGGTTCAGATGTTCAAGTCCCAAAACACCAATTGAAACGGAAACTTGAAAAGCCATCTGATAATGACACTTCTAAAGATGATCCCCATCCTACAGAAAGCAGCTCACTAAAGTACAGCAAATCATCCAATTCCTACTCAACCACCTGCATGACAAATTATTCTTCTAAAGCAACGGAGACAAGTGAGGAAACCAGAGGAAATTTGGAAGCTTTTGACCAAAATAGCTATGCAAAAGATAATGCACACGCTGCTACTAATATAATTTCATTGAATAAAAGCAAGGAGGAAAGCTTGGAAAGAGCTGACAAATTTATGTTCCAGTCATTACCAGGTGATGCAGGGTCTTCAGAGAATGCCAACTGCCTGAACATTGTGGTGACTAATGAAGTACATGGAGCAGCTAATGCAAATGTCAAGGGAGATTTTAGCCTTACACGTGGTGCAGGTGGCTCTTGGGAAAAGCAGGTTGCTAAAACTGAAGATGAGCAATCAGATAATAATCATTATAAATGCACCTCAAAAATGAAGCACAGGGTGGATATGCTGTCACGTGAGAGCCACAAAGGTAAATCTAAGAAGAAACATCACAAAGATGCCAAATTTGAAGGAGAGCGCATTCCTCATCTAGTGAAACAAAAACAATACAGAAGGGAGAACAgtgaagagaaggaggaggactCAAAGAAAAATGATGATTACGTCTTGGAGAAACTTTTCAAAAAATCAG GGGTACACAGTGTTATGAAGCATGATGCCATTATGGAAGCTTCCAGTGCAGATCATGTGCTGGTGGAAGCAGAAGCAAACAGAGTGGCCCAGGATGCCTTAAGAGTCTTAAAAGTCTCTCGACAGCGATGTTTAGGAGCGGCTTCTGGTGTGCCAACCTGGACAGGCATGCGTGGTCTTTCAGGTGCACCATCAGGAATAAA GAGTCGATTTGGTCAAAAAAGAAACCCCATGCTGCATTCGTCACATTCCACTTGCGCATCACTTGCGAAGAAGTGCAAG GATGCAGAtacaataaagaaagaaaaagtgaagtgTAGTTCCAATGGGTATTTTGATGAAAAATCTGGAGAATCGTCATCCAGTGCACTAGACTCTTCATCTATATTAGCTAAGATAAGGGCAAGAAACCACCTTTTACCACAGCAGATGGGGAATGAGGGAGATGAGAATCATCAGCAAgcacctgccccagccccagcttcAACAGAATACGATGAACTGCTTGTGGATATGCGCAACTTCATAGCATTCCAGGCCCGCGTGGATGGCGAGGCAAGCACTCGGGAACTACTGCACAAATTTGAGTCCAAACTGCCTGCAGCACAGTCCTGCGTCTTTAGAGAACTTCTCCGCAATCTCTGCACCTTCCATAGGAGCCCGAATGGTGAAGGTGTCTGGAGGCTAAAGCCAGAATTCCGCTGA